GGCGGATTGTGTTCCTGTATTGCTGTACGACAAAAAACAACACGTTGTGGCTGCCGTTCATGCCGGATGGAAAGGAACAGTGAAGCATATTGTCAGTAATGTGATGGATCACTTGAACAAGATGTTCGGGACGCAAGGCGAAGATGTGATAGCTTGCATCGGGCCGAGCATTTCGCTCGAATCATTTGAAGTAGGTGATGAGGTGTATGATGCTTTTGAAGAAAGCGGTTTCGATATGTCTCTTATTTCTATGAAGAAGAAGGAGACGGGCAAATATCATATTGATTTGTGGGAAGCCAACCGGATTGAATTACTGAATCTCGGAGTGCCTGCAGAACAGATAGAAGTGGCCGGAATCTGTACCTATATTCATCATGATGAATTCTTCTCTGCACGTAGACTGGGAATAGATTCCGGTCGTACATTGTCGGGAATAATGATTAGAAAGTAATAATTGGTGTCCGTAATCGCAGGACGCTGATGATTGGTTTATGATAAGTTATGTTTGAAATAAAAGTATCTAAAGAAATAAAAGACGCATGCCCGGTTTTTGCCGGAGCCGCCGTGTATGCTGCGGTGAAGAATACTGCTTACAGCGAAGGGCTTTGGCAGGAAATCAATGCTTTTACCGGGCAACTGACTTCCACTACACAGATGGAAGACATCAAACATCAACCCGTTATTTTTGCTACTCGTGAGGCTTATAAGCGTTGTGGCAAAGACCCCGGACGTTATCGCCCGTCAGCCGAAGCTCTACGTCGCCGCCTAATGCGTGGAATCCCTTTATATCAGATTGATACGTTGGTAGACCTTATCAACTTAGTGTCTCTTCGTACGGGACATTCTATCGGTGGTTTTGACGCGGACAAAATACAAGGTACGCACCTTGAACTCGGTATCGGCAAAGCTGGAGAACCGTTTGAAGGTATCGGACGCGGGGTGTTGAATATCGAAGGATTACCTGTTTATCGTGATTCTTTCGGCGGAATCGGAACCCCGACAAGCGATCATGAACGTACGAAAATGGATCTCGGAACCACTCATATCTTGGCCATAGTCAACGGTTATAACGGAAAAGAAGGTTTGCAAGAAGCTGCTGAAATGATACAGACCTTATTAAGAAACTATACAGAATCGGATGGAGGCGAAATCGTATTCTTCGAATAATTAGAATGAGTGCTCTAAGAAAAAAGACATGAAAAACATACTTATCTTACTGACAGTTTTATTATTGCCACTGACTGCCGACGGGCAGGATAAACCTTCCTTCTCTGCCCGGGAAGTGGCTGATGTACGGGTAGCTACTCCCGGATTATTTGCTAAAGGCAATCATATCTATCTACATTTGGATTCTCTGAAAGACCACGAATATGCTTTTCCATTACCCGGAGGAAAAGTAATCTCTGCCTATGGAACTCGCGGTCGCG
The Bacteroides luhongzhouii DNA segment above includes these coding regions:
- the pgeF gene encoding peptidoglycan editing factor PgeF produces the protein MISLTKHNELKGYKSLDAYPEVAHFVTTRHEGISTGAYGSFNCSPYTNDSCMNVNRNQSWLFQCMNHQIKELFIPEQNHGCASLIINESFFKESLEMRRLLLRGMDALITNVPGYCVCVTTADCVPVLLYDKKQHVVAAVHAGWKGTVKHIVSNVMDHLNKMFGTQGEDVIACIGPSISLESFEVGDEVYDAFEESGFDMSLISMKKKETGKYHIDLWEANRIELLNLGVPAEQIEVAGICTYIHHDEFFSARRLGIDSGRTLSGIMIRK
- a CDS encoding B3/B4 domain-containing protein, translated to MFEIKVSKEIKDACPVFAGAAVYAAVKNTAYSEGLWQEINAFTGQLTSTTQMEDIKHQPVIFATREAYKRCGKDPGRYRPSAEALRRRLMRGIPLYQIDTLVDLINLVSLRTGHSIGGFDADKIQGTHLELGIGKAGEPFEGIGRGVLNIEGLPVYRDSFGGIGTPTSDHERTKMDLGTTHILAIVNGYNGKEGLQEAAEMIQTLLRNYTESDGGEIVFFE